The genomic region CTTAATTTCTGCCGGAATCTTCATCTTCTTTGCCTGATTATAGATATCGACCAGAAGCAGGTTATCCAGAAGCAGATTCTGAATGAACCGGTTCTTATCCATCCGTTCTTTGTATGCATAAAGAAGATTCCTAAGCTGGCTTGCTCCCATGCGCCCCGCCAGTTCCATACCATCTGCATTTCCCTTCAGCATCAGTATATAAGTCGGATCACTGTCCTCATAGATGCGGAACATTCCCATCTCATCCAGGATCATCTCATCCGGCTCTTCTTCATCATCACGGAAATCCTGAATCTGAAGCTCATACTCTGTCAGATTCTCATTCGTCCTTACAAGACAAAGTCCCTGCATATCCCATATTGCACAGTCAAATCCGGTGATCTCCCTGATATCCTGCGCTGTTTTGTGTAATATCTGATTTGATAACACTCATTGTCCTCCATTTCCTGTCCGCAATACTGTTCTTTGTGTCCTCTTGCATACTTGTATACATTTTAACACGCTAACGAACTGCATTACGAATACATTATAACAGATAATAACGCTTTAACAAAGTAAAATTTTATTGTCTGCATAAAAAATGCAAAAGACCGGACGCTGTCTCACGCCCGGCCCCTCTTATATTCATCTGTTCCCCACGATTACCGCGGTCTTTATTCCTATCTGTAATTACAGACTAGTTAGTGATTGTAACCTGTGTCTCTTTATCAAATACGTGAATCTTCTCAGCATCCAGAGCAAATTTCACATGGTCACCTGTTCTTGCTGTTGTTCTAGGATCAACTCTTGCTGTCATGCTTGATCCTTCATAGTCAAAGTATAAGAATACTTCTGCACCAAGCATCTCATATACACGGATCTTAGCTTCGATCACTGTATTAGGAGAAGTTTCGATGAACATCTGCTCATCATGTACATCTTCCGGACGGATTCCGAGAACAACTGTCTTTCCTGCATATCCACCTTCGATCAGCTTCTTAGCTTTTGCCGGTGGAAGTTCGATCTCTGAAGGTCCTGCTACTAAGTATACTTTATCTCCGACAACTTTACATGTAGCGTCAACAAAGTTCATCTGTGGTGATCCGATGAATCCGGCTACGAACTGGTTGCATGGATGATCGTACAGAGTCTGTGGTGTATCTACCTGCTGAACGATACCTGCGTTCATAACTACGATTCTGGTTCCCAGTGTCATAGCTTCTGTCTGGTCATGTGTTACGTAGATGATAGTTGTACCTAATCTCTGATGTAATTTAGAGATCTCGATACGCATCTGTCCACGAAGTTTTGCATCCAAGTTTGAAAGAGGCTCGTCCATAAGGAATACCTTAGGATTACGAACGATCGCACGTCCCATTGCAACACGCTGTCTCTGTCCACCTGAAAGAGCCTTTGGTTTACGGTCAAGCAGTGGTTCCAGATCAAGGATCTTAGCTGCTTCACGAACCATTTTGTCAATCTGGTCTTTTGGTACTTTTCTTAATTTCAGCCCAAATGCCATGTTATCGTATACTGTCATATGTGGGTACAGAGCATAGTTCTGGAATACCATTGCGATATCTCTGTCTTTTGGCTCTACGTCATTTACCACTCTGTCTCCGATCTTTAATTCTCCGGAAGTGATATCTTCCAGACCGGCAATCATACGAAGTGTTGTAGATTTACCACATCCTGAAGGTCCTACGAAGATGATGAATTCTTTATCTTCAATCTCAAGGTTGAAGTCTTTCACTGCTTCAAATCCATTTGGATATGTTTTGTTAATGTGTTTCAATGATAAACTTGCCATTGCTATAATTCCTCCTGATTTATAATCATTTTTATTCCAGTCGTTATCTGTTTCGTTCTGATAAAAGTATATAAAAAAAGTTCAACCCGGGTAATGCCCAAGTTGAACAATCTTTTTCTCTTTTTCTATACAAGTTGACGAACAGCCTATAAAAGTGCCTGGTAAATATCTCTTTTTCCTACACCTCTGTCTTTTGCCACCTGTTTCATCGCAGATTTTTTGTCCATTCCCTGTCCGAGATAAAGTTCCATATGTTCTTCGATACTCATCTCTTCCCATCTGGCTTTTTCCTCATTGCGGATCTCTTCTCTGCTCTTTCCTTCGATCACCATGACACATTCACCCTTCGGCTCCTGTACATCATAATATGCCAGCGCATCTTCGATCGTTGTGGCAAATACGGTCTCGTGCTTCTTCGTAAGTTCTCTGCAGATGCTGATACGTCTGTTACCGAGAGTCTCCTGAAGCGTCTTCAATGTACGGACCAGTCTGTGCGGTGCTTCATAGATGACCATAGTTCTCGTCTCATCTTTCAGTTCCTCCAGAACGGCCTGTCTTTCTTTCTTATCCGTTGGAAGAAATGCCTCAAATGCGAACCTTCTCGTTCCAAGTCCGGATATCGTAAGCGCCGTGACACATGCACAGGCTCCCGGAACAGCTGTAACCGTGATCCCTGCTTCCTGACACATCTTCACCAGTTCTTCGCCCGGATCAGAAATTCCTGGCATCCCGGCATCCGTGATCACTGCAATGTTCTCACCGCCTTGCAGACGTTCTACAAGTTTGTGTCCTTTTTCTATCTTATTATATTCATGATAGCTGGTCATCGGTGTCTTAATCTCAAAATGATTCAGAAGCTTGATACTGTTTC from Dorea longicatena harbors:
- a CDS encoding ABC transporter ATP-binding protein, translated to MASLSLKHINKTYPNGFEAVKDFNLEIEDKEFIIFVGPSGCGKSTTLRMIAGLEDITSGELKIGDRVVNDVEPKDRDIAMVFQNYALYPHMTVYDNMAFGLKLRKVPKDQIDKMVREAAKILDLEPLLDRKPKALSGGQRQRVAMGRAIVRNPKVFLMDEPLSNLDAKLRGQMRIEISKLHQRLGTTIIYVTHDQTEAMTLGTRIVVMNAGIVQQVDTPQTLYDHPCNQFVAGFIGSPQMNFVDATCKVVGDKVYLVAGPSEIELPPAKAKKLIEGGYAGKTVVLGIRPEDVHDEQMFIETSPNTVIEAKIRVYEMLGAEVFLYFDYEGSSMTARVDPRTTARTGDHVKFALDAEKIHVFDKETQVTITN
- the rsmI gene encoding 16S rRNA (cytidine(1402)-2'-O)-methyltransferase, coding for MAGTLYLCATPIGNLEDMTFRAVRILKEVDLIAAEDTRNSIKLLNHFEIKTPMTSYHEYNKIEKGHKLVERLQGGENIAVITDAGMPGISDPGEELVKMCQEAGITVTAVPGACACVTALTISGLGTRRFAFEAFLPTDKKERQAVLEELKDETRTMVIYEAPHRLVRTLKTLQETLGNRRISICRELTKKHETVFATTIEDALAYYDVQEPKGECVMVIEGKSREEIRNEEKARWEEMSIEEHMELYLGQGMDKKSAMKQVAKDRGVGKRDIYQALL